GTGCTGAGCGCCGACGGCCGCACGCCGGCTGCCGTCGCGGCCGAACTCGTCGCACGCGGCTTCGGGCCGACGCGCATCAGCGTGTTCGAACATCTGGGCGGCCCGCTCGAGCGGCGTCTCGACGGGCTCGCGCAGGACTGGCGCATCGACGAAACGGCCGCGCTCAACCTCGTCGCGCTCGACTGCCGGCCGGCCCCGATGCGCCGCGCCGCGCGCTCACGCCCGGCCTGCCCGACGATGCGTACCGTCACGACGGCCAGCTCACCAAGCGCGACCTGCGCGCGATGACGCTCGGGCGTCTCGCGCCCGCGCCCGGCGAGCTGCTGTGGGACGTCGGCGCCGGCAGCGGCTCGATCGGCATCGAATGGATGCGCGCGCATCCGTCATGCCGAGCGATCGCGATTGAAGCGCATGCGGAGCGGCAGCGCTTCATCGAGCACAACCGCGACGCGCTCGGCGTGCCGGGCCTGCAGCTCGTCGCGGGCCGCGCGCCCGATGCGCTTGCGGGGCTCGCCGCGCCCGACGCGATCTTCATCGGCGGCGGCGCGACCGCGCCCGGCGTGCTCGACGCGTGCTGGGCAGCGCTGAAGCCCGGCGGCCGGCTGGTCGCGAACGCGGTCACGCTGCAGGGCGAGATGACGCTCGCCGCGTGGCGCGATGCGCACGGCGGCACGCTCACGCGCGTGTCGCTCGCGCATGCCGAGCCGCTCGGCCGCTTCGATACGTGGCGACAACCGTTGCCGGTCACGCTGTACGACGTGCGCAAGCCCGACCCGGCCGACACACCCGCGTCGTCGGCCACGACGAACACGACGAACCCAACGGACGCGTGATGCGCGACGAGACCCCCGAACAGCCCGCACCGCTGCGCTTCGGCTATACGACCGGCAGCTGCGCGACCGCGACGTCGCTCGCCGCCGCGCGGCTACTGCTTGCGGGCCGGGTGGACGACGCGGTCGAGATCGTGCTGCCGAAGGGGCAGCGCGTGATGATGCGGCTCGAGTTCTGCCGGGCGACGGCCGACGGTGCGGAAGCCGGCACGATCAAGGATGCCGGCGACGATCCGGACGTCACGCACGGCGCGCTTATCTTCGCGCGCGTCGCGCTCGCGGCGGCGCCCGGCGTGCGGTTTCATGCGGGGCCGGGCGTCGGCACGGTCACGCGCGCCGGGCTCACGCTGCCGGTCGGCGAACCGGCGATCAACCCGGTGCCGCGCCAGATGATGACGACGCACCTGGACGCGCTGGCGGCCGAGCATGGCTATGCGGGCGGCTTCGACGTGACGATCGGCGTCGAAGGCGGCGAAGCGCTCGCGCTGAAGACGATGAACCCGCGCCTCGGCATCGTCGGCGGGCTGTCGATCCTCGGCACGACCGGCATCGTGCGGCCGTTCTCGTGTTCGGCCTATATCGCGTCGATCCACCAGGGCATCGACGTCGCACGCGCGAACGGCATCACCCACATTGCCGCGTGCACCGGCAACGCAAGCGAGGACGCGATGCGCGCGCACTATCAACTACCCGACATGGCGCTGATCGAGATGGGCGATTTCGCGGGCGCGGTGCTCAAGCACCTGCGGCGCGCACCGGTCGCGCGGCTGTCGATGTGCGGCGGCTTCGGCAAGCTCAGCAAGCTCGCGGCCGGCCATCTCGACCTGCACAGCCGCCATTCGAGCATCGACCTGCCGCTGCTCGCGCAGTGGGCGGCCGAAGCCGGCGCCAGCGATACGCTGCAAGGCGCGATGCGCGCCGCGAACACGAGCCAGGAAGCGCTGAAGCTTGCGCTCGCCGACGGCGTGCCGCTCGGCGATCTCGTCTGTGCACAGGCGTTACGCGTCGCGCGCGACATCGTGCCGCCGTCGGTGGCCGTCGAGATGTTCGCGATCGATCGGCAGGGCCGCTTCGTCGGGGAGGCGCGATGAGCGCGCGCATCCTGCTGCTCGGCGGCACCGGCGATGCGCTGAAGATCGCACGCGCGCTCGGCTCGCATCATGTGTACAGCCTGGCCGGCCTCGGCAAGGTGCCCGACGACCTGCGCTGCGACGTGCGCGTCGGCGGCTTCGGTGGCGCGGCCGGCCTGGCCGCGTATCTGCGCGACGCCGGCATCGGCCTCGTGATCGACGCGACGCATCCGTATGCCGCGCGGATCAGCGCGAACGCAGCAGCAGCCGCGCGTGAAGCGGGCGTGCCGCTGTGGGCGCTGCGCCGCGCGCCGTGGGTGCCGCAACCGGGTGACGACTGGCGCATGGTCGACGACTGGGCCGGCATCGAGGCCGCGCTCGCGCCGTTCAGGCGGCCGCTGTTCACGCTCGGCCGCGAACCGCTCGCGCATCTCGACGCGATTCCGCCACACCAGTTCTGGCTCGTGCGCTGCCTCGACGCGCATCCCGGCAATGCGCGCGCGCAGATCGTCGCCGCGCGCGGGCCGTTCACGCTCGACGGCGAGCGCGCGCTGTTCGCGCTGACGGGCATCGACGTCGTCGTCAGCAAGAACAGCGGCGGCGCCGCCACGGAAGCCAAGCTCGATGTCGCGCGCGAACGCAGGCTGCCGGTCGTGATGCTGCGCCGGCCGCCGCTGCCCGGAGCCGATCGCGTGTTCGATTCCGCCGCGGCGCTCATCGACGCGCTCGATCCGGCTGCACGCGCGTGACGTCGCGCGGCCGGTCACCCCATGAATTGACGGAGATTTTTCGATGACGGTGTATTTCATCGGCGCGGGCCCCGGCGACCCGGAGCTGATCACGGTGAAGGGCCAGCGCCTCGTGCGCACATGCCCGGTGATCCTGTATGCGGGTTCGCTGGTACCGGCGGCCGTGCTCGACGGCCATCGCGCGGAGCAGGTCGTCAATACCGCCGAACTCGACCTCGACGCAATCGTCGCGCTGCTCGCCGGCGCGCACGCGAAAGGGCAGGATGTCGCGCGGGTGCATTCGGGCGACCCGTCGCTGTATGGTGCGATCGGCGAGCAGATTCGCCGCTTGAAGACGCTCGGGATTCCGTATGAAATCGTGCCCGGCGTGACGGCCACGGCCGCGTGCGCGGCGACGC
This region of Burkholderia contaminans genomic DNA includes:
- the cbiT gene encoding precorrin-6Y C5,15-methyltransferase (decarboxylating) subunit CbiT gives rise to the protein MTLGRLAPAPGELLWDVGAGSGSIGIEWMRAHPSCRAIAIEAHAERQRFIEHNRDALGVPGLQLVAGRAPDALAGLAAPDAIFIGGGATAPGVLDACWAALKPGGRLVANAVTLQGEMTLAAWRDAHGGTLTRVSLAHAEPLGRFDTWRQPLPVTLYDVRKPDPADTPASSATTNTTNPTDA
- a CDS encoding cobalt-precorrin-6A reductase — encoded protein: MSARILLLGGTGDALKIARALGSHHVYSLAGLGKVPDDLRCDVRVGGFGGAAGLAAYLRDAGIGLVIDATHPYAARISANAAAAAREAGVPLWALRRAPWVPQPGDDWRMVDDWAGIEAALAPFRRPLFTLGREPLAHLDAIPPHQFWLVRCLDAHPGNARAQIVAARGPFTLDGERALFALTGIDVVVSKNSGGAATEAKLDVARERRLPVVMLRRPPLPGADRVFDSAAALIDALDPAARA
- a CDS encoding cobalt-precorrin-5B (C(1))-methyltransferase, with protein sequence MRDETPEQPAPLRFGYTTGSCATATSLAAARLLLAGRVDDAVEIVLPKGQRVMMRLEFCRATADGAEAGTIKDAGDDPDVTHGALIFARVALAAAPGVRFHAGPGVGTVTRAGLTLPVGEPAINPVPRQMMTTHLDALAAEHGYAGGFDVTIGVEGGEALALKTMNPRLGIVGGLSILGTTGIVRPFSCSAYIASIHQGIDVARANGITHIAACTGNASEDAMRAHYQLPDMALIEMGDFAGAVLKHLRRAPVARLSMCGGFGKLSKLAAGHLDLHSRHSSIDLPLLAQWAAEAGASDTLQGAMRAANTSQEALKLALADGVPLGDLVCAQALRVARDIVPPSVAVEMFAIDRQGRFVGEAR